TTAAAAACATAGTGCGAGTTACATACAAATACAATGAAACGCACTGATAAACATATCTAAATCATTTCCCTATACAGATAGATCCAGCATATGTCCATCTTCCTCCAGTAGGTATGTACCAAAATTAGAATTTCCCTTTGGTATCTCCAACGAGGTATTATTTTAACAAAGGATAATTTAGCTAAGAGAAATTGGTCTGGAAGTCAAAAGTGTTGCTTTTGTGACTGTAATGAAATAATTAAACATCTCTTTTTTATTGTCAACATGCCAAGATAATTTGGAGAGTTGTTAATATAGCTACTGGGTTAACCCCGCCAAAATCAATAGTGCATATGCTTGAAAATTGGTTAACAGGCATAAGAAAGAATGATAGAAGTTTGATTTTTGTTGGGGTTGCAGCTCTCAGTGGGCAATTTGGTGTACGCAAAACGATGTGGTTTTTAAGAAAAACCATTCACCTCTTTTATGCAGGCTGTTTTCTGGGAGCGTATTGGCTGCGATTTTGATCTTCATTACAACAGCGAAAGAACACAAGGGAGACCATTTGTTTAGCAAGCAAGGCATTGGAAGTCGTCGCCTTGGATATCTTTACCAATAAtagatggagaagcaataataaaCTTTGCTTTGATTTCTTCCTGTCATGCGTACTTTTTTTCTATTGTATGTGATCAGCTTGTGAGCTGAAAATTTTGTAAAAACATGACTGTGTATGGTTGCAGAGGTTAGAGacaattcctttttctaaaaaaggtaTGTACCAACCTGTTCATGTAGGATATATTTGGTTGGATGCACCAAATAATACATGCATGAATAATCCTGGATGGATGGTTCAACCTATTTCCTTGTACATATGGTTTACTTCTCTTAGTAGAAAATTGTATCTAAGTTAGATGGTTttatcctggatgagttggtacGATTCACCTATCCAAACAAAAGAACCTCGAACTAACTTGAACCGTTTCATACATGAAGCAAATGGTACATACAGCCAAACATACTTGATATCAGTAACAATGAACCCCTGATTGGAACAAACGGGTTAATTAATTAGCTGGGAAACATATACACTGTGGTAAATTTAACATCAGTCCATGACTAATAGTCTAGAACCATTAATCATCTGAAGTCTCACGACAATATGTTGGGCTACAACTAACAGGTGAAAATTTAACAATAGGAATGTTCTTAGATTCTAAACTAGATCTACTTAGCATGTGCAATTTAAGAAATTTAACTAGGCAAAAATATGGATAATTACTAGTGACCATCGTCCACATCATTTGCAACCATAATCTGTAACATTGATTGTTTCTTCGCCGGATTCAATTCTATTCCAAGATGGCGGCAGTAGGAGCTCGATCGAAGGCATGAAACGAGAAGCACAGGAAAAACATGCGGGAAAGGAGAGAGAATTCCATGCATCACTATCCTGCGTGTAACTGGACCATGCTGCAAGCTGAGACAAACCTTATCATTTACACCACATACAAACTCTTCCGACCATCTCAGGTCGTCTATATATTGCTGGCCAGAGCCTGCGGATCCAAAGCACAAGATCTAAGCAACACATTTGTAGAAGCGATAATCTGTCCTTAGATTCTCTTCTTCTTGATCTCATACAATCTCGCCATGGCTAGCAACGGCAAGGCCGCCAACGCTGCCACCGCGACGACGGTGCCGCAGCCACCGCCGTCAAAGGGGAAGCTCGTCACGATTCTGagcatcgacggcggcggcatcagTGGTCTCATCCCGGCGACCATCATCGCCTGCCTCGAGGCCAAGCTCCAGGTACTAAGCTAGCTGGTGTAGAAACCCAAGAAGCACATACATTGACTACTTGCACATCATCAGCACATTCCAGTATTTTAATTCGTTCGAAATCCATTCTGCACATGATCAATATAGTACTGAAAGACTGGTTGCACGTGATGTGAACAATTTCAGAAGCTGGACGGCCCGGACGCTCGGATCGCCGACTACTTCGACGTGATCACCGGGACGAGCACCAGCGCCCTGCTCACGACGATGCTGGCGGCGCCGGACGAGAACAAGCGGCCGCTGTTCGCTGCCAAGGACCTCAACACCTTCTACCTCGAGAACGGCCCCAAGATCTTCCCACAGAGAAAGTAAGCAGCCATTTTTAAGTTCTCAATCCAGTACGAATATGAAGCGATTTAATCCATTCTATGAGATTTGGGAACTGAAATAATCGATGCTGATTCTGCAGGGCAGGATGGCTGTCTACGGCGATGAACCTGGTGTCCACGATGAGGGGTCCCAAGTACGACGGCGTGTTCCTTCACGACAAGATCAAGAAGCTCACCCACGACGTTAGGATCGCGGACACGGTGACCAACGTCATCGTGCCGGCGTTCGACGTCAAGTACCTGCAGCCGGTCATCTTCAGCACCTACGAGGCCAAGCACGACCCCCTCAAGAACGCTCACCTCGCCGACATCTGCATCAGCACGTCGGCGGCGCCAACCTACTTCCCGGCGCACTTCTTCAAGACCGAGGCTCCCAACGGCAAGTCCCGGGAGTTCCacctcgtcgacggcggcgtggcAGCCAACAACCCCACCATGGTGGCCATGTCCATGCTCACCAAGGAGGTGCTCCGTCGCAATTCGGACTTCCATTTGAGCAGGCACTCCGCCGATTACCGGGACTACCTCATCATCTCTATCGGGACCGGGTCGgcgaagcaggcgcagaagTATACCGCACATCAGTGTGCTAAGTGGGGTCTCTTCCAGTGGCTCTACCATGGCGGCTTCAACCCGATCATCGACATCTTCTCCCATGCCAGCTCTGACATGGTCGACATCCATGCGGCCGTGCTCTTTGAGGCCCTCCACTCTGAGATGAGTTACCTTCGCATCCAGCTATATTTACTGATAAAGCTCAAGTTGTTCTTGATATCTCCAGAGTTTGTCATCGACAATGATATGCATTATatatactagtccatcaacccgtgctcccacacgggctaatgtttttatAAGTTAttggatttgaaaattatttagaaattaaactcttagctaataatcaaaattgtctACCTACTActcttttatttttccaatacttcaacataatacttatatagatatgtacctatctttatatgattgatttttaattaataattactctatgcacttttttatccatattcatacttttgccattttgtatcacacctccaatcctctatacattatgtttagcatacaaatcaatatttttcatcgattccgcacatacatgtataaatagtctaaatggtggcacttatcatgtgtatatactttaacttagtatttttatattaacaatgatataaataggtaatttagaatcatatattagtttacctTTTGACAtttttgtatgatgcac
This genomic window from Setaria viridis chromosome 8, Setaria_viridis_v4.0, whole genome shotgun sequence contains:
- the LOC117866761 gene encoding patatin-like protein 1; this translates as MASNGKAANAATATTVPQPPPSKGKLVTILSIDGGGISGLIPATIIACLEAKLQKLDGPDARIADYFDVITGTSTSALLTTMLAAPDENKRPLFAAKDLNTFYLENGPKIFPQRKAGWLSTAMNLVSTMRGPKYDGVFLHDKIKKLTHDVRIADTVTNVIVPAFDVKYLQPVIFSTYEAKHDPLKNAHLADICISTSAAPTYFPAHFFKTEAPNGKSREFHLVDGGVAANNPTMVAMSMLTKEVLRRNSDFHLSRHSADYRDYLIISIGTGSAKQAQKYTAHQCAKWGLFQWLYHGGFNPIIDIFSHASSDMVDIHAAVLFEALHSEMSYLRIQLYLLIKLKLFLISPEFVIDNDMHYIY